The candidate division KSB1 bacterium genome has a segment encoding these proteins:
- a CDS encoding D-lyxose/D-mannose family sugar isomerase: protein MKENEKETARFLVLDYLQRAGIVLTEAEKAAVEITDLGLGRFLEIGLGIVVYVNTERVCAKELVLLPRQICPEHRHPPLLDDPGKEETFRCRCGVVYLYVPGDPTPNPQARIPQDKANCFTVWHEIVLRPGEQYTLPPNTLHWFQAGDEGAVISEFSTTSRDEYDLFTDPQIRRVEA, encoded by the coding sequence ATGAAGGAAAATGAAAAAGAAACGGCCCGTTTTCTCGTCCTCGACTATCTGCAGAGAGCGGGCATTGTTTTGACCGAGGCGGAAAAAGCGGCCGTTGAAATTACCGATTTGGGTTTGGGGCGATTTTTGGAGATTGGTTTGGGAATTGTCGTTTACGTCAATACGGAGCGCGTATGCGCCAAGGAATTGGTGCTTCTGCCGCGGCAAATTTGTCCCGAGCATCGTCATCCGCCGCTTCTGGATGATCCGGGCAAAGAAGAAACTTTTCGCTGCCGTTGCGGCGTTGTTTACCTCTACGTCCCGGGCGATCCGACGCCGAATCCCCAAGCCCGCATTCCGCAGGACAAAGCGAACTGCTTTACGGTATGGCATGAGATCGTTCTGCGGCCCGGTGAACAGTATACCCTGCCTCCCAATACCCTGCACTGGTTTCAGGCGGGCGATGAAGGCGCCGTCATTTCGGAATTCTCCACCACCAGCCGCGACGAGTACGACCTCTTTACCGATCCGCAGATTCGGCGCGTCGAAGCCTGA
- a CDS encoding TIGR03546 family protein, protein MIALKILAKLIKTLRSNAAPAQIAWGFVLGMILGLTPLWNLHNLLVILLLIIFNVNLGAATLAFFIFSLFAYLLDPLFHSLGYFLLVEVESLRPLWVFCCSTPILAFANLNNTVVLGSLVSSLVLLLPVFFLFKKFVVVYRQSIDPRVQQLKIMQIINSSKIYNLYQQVSRWGE, encoded by the coding sequence ATGATCGCTTTAAAGATTCTTGCCAAACTGATCAAGACGCTGCGCTCGAATGCCGCACCGGCGCAGATTGCATGGGGATTCGTCTTGGGCATGATTCTCGGTCTCACCCCTCTGTGGAATCTGCACAATCTATTGGTGATTCTTCTTCTCATCATTTTCAACGTCAATTTGGGCGCGGCCACATTGGCGTTTTTTATCTTTAGTCTCTTTGCCTATCTGCTCGACCCGTTGTTCCACAGTCTCGGGTACTTTTTGCTGGTTGAGGTGGAGTCCTTGCGACCATTGTGGGTCTTTTGCTGCAGCACGCCGATCCTCGCTTTCGCCAACCTCAACAACACCGTCGTTTTGGGCAGCCTGGTAAGCTCCCTGGTTCTGCTGCTGCCGGTCTTTTTCCTCTTTAAAAAATTCGTAGTCGTCTATCGACAGAGCATCGATCCGCGCGTGCAGCAGTTAAAAATCATGCAAATCATCAACAGTTCCAAGATCTACAATTTGTATCAGCAAGTCAGCCGATGGGGAGAATAG
- the alr gene encoding alanine racemase: MSASVCTGDKIQTERIENKCEYQLDMDFSDIPKNAELLRPAWVEVDLDAVAHNVRQIKAYLGNVKLLAVVKADGYGAGAVETARTIVESGADYLGVVMLEEAYELRCAGIQAPILNTGTVFPEQAEHVLALDLEQMIDRYETAAALSRAAVKAAKTARIHCKIDTGMSRYGFAFASAAAEIARIVALPRLQIIGAFTHFPMSDGLDKSFALLQIERMLRVKRDLEAMGIAIPLWHMANSGGTLDLPQAHFDMVRVGLLNYGYWPSKEVRRPFEIKPAISLKARIVAVRQIGRGDSVGYGRKFIAEKDERIAVLPIGYADGYDRGLSKIGEVICKGRRLPIVGGLCMDAAFIKVTEWPDIGIGDLVTLMGKDGDDEISPHDIAALIGSVSYEVICRLGRRLPRVYVKNGRVSAVRNELMRKS, translated from the coding sequence ATGAGCGCCTCTGTTTGTACCGGCGACAAAATACAAACCGAACGAATAGAAAACAAGTGCGAGTATCAGCTGGATATGGATTTTTCCGACATACCAAAGAATGCGGAGTTATTGCGGCCGGCTTGGGTTGAGGTGGATCTCGATGCCGTCGCCCATAATGTGCGCCAAATCAAGGCCTATCTGGGTAATGTCAAGCTGCTGGCGGTGGTAAAGGCGGACGGTTACGGTGCCGGTGCGGTCGAGACGGCACGAACCATTGTCGAGAGCGGCGCCGACTATTTGGGAGTGGTCATGCTGGAAGAGGCGTATGAACTGCGCTGCGCCGGCATTCAAGCGCCTATCCTCAACACCGGCACCGTTTTCCCCGAGCAGGCGGAGCACGTTCTGGCTCTCGACCTCGAGCAGATGATCGATCGCTACGAGACCGCTGCCGCGCTCTCCCGCGCCGCCGTTAAAGCCGCCAAGACGGCCCGCATTCACTGTAAAATCGACACCGGCATGAGCCGCTACGGATTTGCCTTCGCCTCAGCCGCGGCGGAAATTGCCCGCATCGTTGCACTGCCGCGCCTGCAGATCATCGGCGCCTTTACTCATTTCCCTATGTCGGATGGGCTCGACAAGAGCTTTGCGCTGCTGCAAATCGAGCGAATGTTACGGGTAAAACGCGATTTGGAAGCAATGGGGATTGCGATTCCCCTTTGGCACATGGCCAACAGCGGCGGAACACTCGATTTACCTCAGGCGCATTTCGATATGGTGCGCGTCGGTCTGCTGAATTACGGTTATTGGCCGTCGAAAGAAGTTCGTCGTCCATTCGAGATCAAGCCGGCGATCAGCCTAAAGGCCCGCATCGTGGCCGTGCGGCAGATTGGTCGCGGCGACAGCGTCGGTTACGGCCGCAAGTTCATTGCCGAAAAGGATGAGCGAATTGCCGTGCTGCCCATCGGCTATGCCGACGGCTATGACCGCGGACTGAGCAAAATCGGCGAAGTTATCTGCAAAGGCAGGCGACTGCCGATCGTCGGCGGCTTGTGCATGGACGCCGCTTTTATCAAGGTGACGGAATGGCCGGACATCGGCATCGGCGATCTTGTGACGCTCATGGGCAAAGACGGCGATGACGAAATTTCTCCCCATGACATTGCCGCTTTGATCGGCTCGGTATCGTACGAAGTGATTTGTCGGTTGGGGCGAAGGCTGCCGCGCGTCTATGTCAAAAACGGCCGCGTCTCTGCCGTGCGCAACGAGTTGATGAGAAAAAGTTGA
- the cdaA gene encoding diadenylate cyclase CdaA, translating into MRFVLFRIGFLPVTVMDLFDIAVMSYIIYRLYNFLRGSYGMQMLVGLVFILLASAVAPLLQLKGMTWIFENVRTVWVVAFVIIFQSEIRRLLITMGQSPIVRFFIKVGGSKVIDQVVEASVALCDRGYGALIVMARETGMRPIIETGTRLQAEVSPALLISIFNPRSPLHDGAVVIQNDLIEAAKCILPISQDEFADIEYGTRHKAALTLSKESDAIVIVISEERGKISVAMNGVLHRDLSAAELKRILIEGFQYGPLTTR; encoded by the coding sequence ATGCGCTTTGTCCTCTTTCGCATAGGATTCTTGCCCGTCACCGTCATGGATCTGTTCGACATCGCCGTGATGTCGTACATCATCTATCGACTGTACAATTTCCTCCGTGGTTCCTACGGCATGCAGATGCTGGTGGGGCTGGTTTTTATCCTGCTCGCCTCCGCCGTGGCGCCTCTTTTGCAGCTCAAAGGCATGACCTGGATCTTTGAGAACGTCCGCACCGTGTGGGTTGTGGCCTTTGTCATCATCTTTCAATCCGAAATCCGCAGATTATTGATCACCATGGGACAAAGCCCGATTGTCCGTTTTTTCATCAAAGTCGGGGGCAGCAAGGTTATCGATCAGGTGGTTGAAGCGTCGGTAGCGCTATGCGACCGAGGCTACGGCGCCCTGATCGTTATGGCGCGCGAGACCGGCATGCGGCCAATTATCGAAACCGGTACGCGCCTGCAGGCCGAAGTATCGCCCGCCCTCCTGATTTCCATCTTTAACCCCCGCTCGCCGTTGCACGACGGCGCTGTCGTCATTCAAAACGACCTCATCGAGGCGGCTAAATGCATCCTGCCCATCTCCCAGGACGAGTTTGCCGACATTGAATACGGTACCCGCCACAAGGCGGCACTGACCCTTTCGAAAGAATCAGATGCCATTGTCATCGTCATTTCCGAAGAACGCGGCAAAATCTCGGTGGCTATGAACGGCGTGTTGCACCGCGACCTCAGCGCCGCTGAACTGAAACGCATTCTCATCGAGGGTTTTCAGTACGGGCCGTTGACGACGCGTTAG
- a CDS encoding YitT family protein has translation MKEILRKIGLGEQEIWRDFVFIILGSALMGLGIGVFLVDAKVVPGGVSGLSMTLHYLSGGRIAVGALMWMLNIPLFIWGILELGKEFGIRTFLGFTAASFFVDFFRGQLPVIGGLGLHTRPSVVALLHNDFLIGVLCGGVLLGIGLGIIFKFRGTTAGSDIIAAVAHKRWGMKPGVTFMLVDFFVVSLAGLVIQSKGLSFERPALTLTLYAFFLLFVSSRLVDVILDGFDYARSAIVISDKSDEIAHVILNDLSRGVTSLEGRGLYSGQEKEILYTVLTRQEITKLVRIVKHIDPKAFIIVNNVHEVLGEGFRPRI, from the coding sequence ATGAAGGAAATCCTGCGAAAAATCGGTTTGGGCGAACAGGAGATTTGGCGCGATTTTGTCTTTATCATTTTGGGTTCGGCGCTGATGGGTTTGGGCATCGGTGTTTTCTTGGTCGACGCCAAGGTCGTCCCCGGCGGCGTCAGCGGCCTTTCGATGACGCTGCATTACCTTTCGGGCGGCAGGATAGCCGTCGGCGCGCTGATGTGGATGCTGAACATCCCGCTCTTTATTTGGGGGATTCTGGAATTGGGAAAGGAGTTCGGTATCCGAACCTTCCTGGGTTTTACTGCCGCCTCCTTTTTCGTCGATTTCTTTCGCGGACAACTGCCCGTCATCGGCGGCCTTGGGCTTCACACGAGACCTTCGGTCGTCGCCCTGCTTCACAACGACTTTTTGATCGGAGTGCTTTGCGGGGGCGTGCTGCTGGGCATCGGTTTGGGCATCATCTTTAAATTCCGCGGGACAACTGCCGGGTCGGACATTATCGCCGCCGTGGCGCATAAGCGCTGGGGGATGAAGCCGGGCGTCACTTTCATGCTCGTCGATTTCTTTGTCGTTTCGCTTGCCGGACTGGTCATTCAATCAAAGGGCCTTTCCTTCGAGAGACCGGCTTTGACCCTCACCCTCTATGCATTCTTTTTGCTGTTCGTCTCCAGCCGCCTGGTAGATGTCATTCTCGACGGCTTTGACTATGCCCGTTCGGCCATCGTTATATCGGATAAGAGCGACGAAATCGCGCATGTCATTCTCAACGATCTCAGCCGCGGCGTCACCTCGCTCGAAGGACGCGGCCTCTATTCCGGCCAGGAGAAGGAGATCCTTTACACGGTTCTGACGCGACAAGAGATCACCAAACTGGTTCGGATCGTCAAACACATCGATCCGAAGGCTTTTATCATCGTCAATAATGTCCATGAGGTTTTGGGGGAGGGCTTTCGTCCGCGAATCTGA
- a CDS encoding Nramp family divalent metal transporter yields the protein GLGILLLVGPSMVWAAEFIGSGEVILSTRMGAILGPTVLWAVVFGIFLKYWIGMSGARYTICTGEGMIDMISRMPGPKNWAVWVTLIAQFAAAAVSIGSLAAAAGVFVHSLLPVSPVLGGWLVTLFALAVVWSGVFDILKMVMSFFVLLIVFGVLYVAVKVSPGMTTLLKGLLFDVPPVPDWALNLPGVNANPWREILPVLGWAAGGFASQVWYTYWVIGAEYGMTKGRGYGRPADVAALKQMPKHVADKVAGWCRVVYTDATLAMLIGVVTTSGFLLAGAGVLRPHQLAPEGPTTAMTLATIFSSRWGEFGAVLFLLAGCAALISTQIGQLAGWPRLLADALRICIPAFNRRFNWKQQFRLFLSFFFLSNMILVYSFGFKPVLIVKLSAVLDGLLLTPLQALWILIGLFVIQPRLLSPQAAERLKPHWIFAVGLFIAFLVYGYFCVFQIPLLF from the coding sequence GCGGTTTGGGCATTCTTTTGTTGGTCGGGCCCTCTATGGTTTGGGCAGCGGAGTTCATCGGCTCCGGCGAGGTCATCCTTTCTACGCGTATGGGGGCAATCCTGGGTCCCACGGTGTTGTGGGCGGTTGTGTTCGGCATTTTCCTGAAATACTGGATCGGGATGAGCGGCGCGCGCTATACGATCTGTACGGGCGAAGGCATGATCGACATGATCAGCCGCATGCCCGGACCCAAGAATTGGGCGGTTTGGGTGACGCTGATCGCTCAATTTGCCGCTGCCGCCGTTTCGATCGGCTCACTGGCCGCCGCCGCCGGTGTTTTTGTACACAGTCTGCTGCCGGTGTCTCCGGTTCTCGGCGGCTGGCTGGTCACTCTGTTCGCGCTGGCGGTGGTTTGGTCGGGCGTCTTTGACATCCTGAAAATGGTCATGAGCTTTTTTGTTCTGCTTATCGTCTTCGGCGTCCTGTATGTGGCCGTCAAAGTTTCTCCGGGGATGACGACGCTGCTGAAAGGCCTGCTTTTTGATGTGCCGCCGGTTCCGGATTGGGCTTTAAATCTTCCCGGGGTAAATGCCAATCCCTGGCGCGAGATTCTACCGGTGTTGGGCTGGGCGGCAGGAGGGTTTGCAAGCCAGGTTTGGTACACCTATTGGGTAATCGGCGCAGAATACGGCATGACTAAAGGTCGCGGTTACGGCCGCCCGGCCGATGTTGCGGCGCTGAAACAGATGCCAAAGCACGTTGCAGACAAAGTCGCCGGCTGGTGCCGCGTTGTTTATACGGACGCCACCTTGGCGATGCTCATCGGCGTCGTGACGACATCCGGATTTTTGTTGGCCGGCGCCGGCGTGCTGCGGCCGCATCAGTTGGCGCCTGAGGGACCCACCACGGCCATGACGTTGGCGACCATCTTTTCCTCGCGCTGGGGAGAGTTCGGCGCTGTTTTGTTTTTGCTTGCAGGCTGCGCCGCATTGATCAGCACACAAATCGGCCAACTGGCCGGTTGGCCGCGCCTTTTGGCCGATGCCCTCCGCATCTGTATACCCGCCTTCAACCGCCGTTTCAATTGGAAACAACAGTTTCGATTGTTTTTAAGTTTCTTTTTTCTCTCCAATATGATTCTCGTCTATTCATTCGGTTTCAAACCGGTGCTGATCGTTAAACTCTCGGCCGTACTGGACGGCCTGCTGCTGACCCCTCTTCAGGCGCTATGGATCTTGATCGGTCTCTTTGTTATACAACCGAGGCTTCTCTCACCCCAGGCGGCAGAACGATTGAAGCCGCATTGGATTTTTGCCGTCGGACTTTTTATCGCCTTTTTGGTTTACGGCTATTTTTGCGTGTTTCAAATTCCGTTACTTTTTTAA
- a CDS encoding cytochrome c maturation protein CcmE has protein sequence MKLKVVVGVALIVGALIFLIVDGLRSSTAYYLTVSELVARGEPNSGRTLRVHGFADPRSIHYDRLGRQLTFRLFTDQDTLNVIYHGVKPDQLAEAQEVVLEGKLVDGSFRASKIMLKCPSKYEAKRQQSNETL, from the coding sequence ATGAAACTCAAAGTGGTCGTCGGCGTCGCATTAATTGTCGGCGCACTGATTTTTTTGATTGTCGATGGTCTGCGCAGCAGCACCGCTTATTATTTGACGGTATCCGAGCTCGTCGCGCGCGGCGAACCGAACAGCGGACGAACCCTACGCGTGCATGGATTTGCCGATCCCCGCTCTATTCATTATGATCGGCTCGGCCGACAATTAACCTTTCGGCTGTTTACGGATCAAGACACCCTCAACGTAATTTATCACGGCGTCAAACCCGATCAGCTGGCGGAAGCCCAGGAGGTGGTGCTTGAAGGCAAGCTGGTCGACGGTTCGTTCCGCGCCTCCAAAATCATGCTGAAATGCCCGTCAAAATATGAGGCGAAGCGTCAACAATCGAATGAGACTCTCTGA
- the folP gene encoding dihydropteroate synthase — translation MQNYWQTAKRRLDLNRPLVMGILNVTPDSFYDGGRYADPQAAVEQAMRLSEEGADILDVGGESTRPGSETVPEEEELRRILPVIERIAARLDLPISIDTRKAAVAKAALAAGAEIINDISGCTYDPRMAELAAESGAGLVLMHIQGEPKTMQLQPQYDDVVEDILRELEARIATVQAAGVKREQIVVDPGIGFGKTLQHNLEILRRLEEFRRLEQPLLIGPSRKSFIGRILDLPPEERLEGTLAAVAIAVFLGARIVRVHDVRAAKRAALIADAVSGRLDVSGL, via the coding sequence ATGCAAAACTATTGGCAAACCGCAAAACGACGGCTCGACCTGAACCGGCCGCTTGTTATGGGGATTTTGAACGTGACGCCCGATTCGTTTTACGACGGCGGCCGTTACGCCGATCCTCAAGCGGCCGTCGAGCAGGCGATGCGCTTATCCGAAGAAGGCGCCGACATTCTCGACGTCGGCGGCGAATCGACGCGGCCGGGCTCCGAAACCGTACCCGAAGAAGAAGAGCTGCGTCGCATTCTGCCGGTCATCGAGCGCATTGCGGCGCGCCTCGATCTGCCGATTTCCATCGATACGCGCAAAGCCGCGGTTGCCAAAGCCGCTCTGGCGGCCGGTGCGGAAATCATCAACGACATCAGTGGCTGCACCTACGATCCGCGCATGGCCGAGCTGGCGGCCGAAAGCGGCGCCGGTTTGGTGCTGATGCACATCCAAGGCGAGCCCAAGACCATGCAGCTGCAGCCGCAATACGACGATGTGGTTGAGGACATCCTCCGCGAGCTTGAAGCGCGGATCGCTACGGTCCAAGCCGCCGGCGTGAAGCGCGAACAGATCGTCGTCGATCCTGGAATCGGCTTCGGTAAGACGCTGCAGCACAATCTCGAAATCCTGCGGCGGCTGGAAGAATTTCGGCGTCTCGAACAGCCGCTGCTGATCGGCCCGTCGCGCAAATCGTTTATCGGCAGGATTCTCGACCTGCCGCCCGAAGAACGGCTCGAAGGTACTCTTGCCGCGGTTGCAATTGCAGTTTTCCTGGGTGCACGCATTGTTCGCGTTCACGACGTCCGCGCCGCCAAGCGCGCTGCTCTGATCGCCGATGCCGTTTCCGGTCGCCTGGACGTCAGCGGATTATAA
- a CDS encoding PQQ-binding-like beta-propeller repeat protein encodes MNKGFKTVACLALGLFLSLSAQEWPQWRGVNRDGKISGFKAPKVWPQTLTKAWQVTVGYGDATPALVADRLYVFARQGDEEVLLCLRAADGSELWRAAYPAPAVTGPAASHPGPRSTPLVVDGKVVVLGVGGELRCFNAADGKLLWEIEEYAGKVPDFFPSLSPLAHNGVVYAHLGGKNEAAVLAVDLQSGQFKWKLAAECPSYASPIIAKIGGIEQLVLYSEKSLFAVDIKTPRILWSLPLQLERFYSNAVSPLLIGDRVIVTGQGKGTTAYQIQKEGTEFKLKEVWHAERGNTFNTPIVLNGALWSLSDKGLFYALKADDGRELWAGEEKHDRFGSFVDAGEVVFMLSATGQLVVLKPEKTSFQEVARYKVSEKAVYAHPIVAGKRIYIKEEQSVTLWTLD; translated from the coding sequence ATGAACAAAGGATTTAAAACGGTTGCGTGTTTGGCGCTAGGGCTGTTTCTGTCGCTTTCAGCGCAGGAATGGCCGCAATGGCGCGGCGTCAATCGCGACGGAAAAATCAGCGGCTTCAAAGCGCCGAAAGTGTGGCCTCAGACTTTGACCAAAGCTTGGCAGGTTACCGTCGGCTACGGCGATGCCACGCCGGCGCTGGTTGCAGATCGTCTCTATGTCTTCGCACGACAAGGCGATGAAGAGGTTTTACTGTGCCTTCGCGCAGCCGACGGCAGCGAGTTATGGCGGGCTGCTTATCCCGCGCCGGCGGTGACCGGACCGGCGGCCTCGCATCCCGGCCCAAGAAGTACTCCCTTGGTTGTTGACGGTAAGGTCGTGGTTCTTGGTGTCGGGGGCGAGCTGCGCTGCTTCAATGCCGCCGACGGGAAATTGTTGTGGGAAATCGAAGAATATGCCGGCAAAGTGCCGGACTTTTTCCCCTCCCTTTCTCCCTTGGCGCATAACGGAGTCGTCTATGCTCATCTCGGCGGGAAAAACGAAGCGGCCGTACTGGCCGTAGATTTACAAAGCGGCCAATTCAAATGGAAACTTGCCGCAGAATGTCCCAGCTATGCTTCTCCGATCATCGCAAAAATCGGCGGCATCGAACAGCTTGTTCTCTACTCCGAGAAAAGCCTGTTCGCCGTCGACATTAAGACGCCGCGCATTTTGTGGAGTTTGCCGTTGCAGTTGGAGCGCTTCTATTCCAATGCAGTGTCCCCCCTCCTTATCGGCGATCGAGTCATTGTAACCGGCCAAGGCAAAGGCACGACGGCCTATCAGATTCAAAAAGAGGGCACAGAATTCAAGCTCAAAGAAGTTTGGCATGCGGAAAGGGGGAACACCTTCAACACGCCGATTGTTCTCAACGGCGCCCTCTGGAGCTTGTCCGACAAAGGTCTTTTCTATGCTCTGAAAGCCGACGACGGCCGCGAACTCTGGGCGGGCGAGGAAAAGCACGACCGCTTCGGCTCCTTTGTCGACGCGGGCGAAGTTGTTTTTATGCTTTCGGCGACAGGCCAATTGGTCGTCCTTAAGCCGGAAAAAACATCGTTTCAAGAAGTTGCCCGCTACAAGGTTTCGGAAAAGGCAGTTTATGCTCACCCGATCGTCGCCGGAAAGCGAATTTATATCAAAGAAGAACAATCAGTAACGCTCTGGACGCTCGATTAA
- a CDS encoding TIGR03545 family protein, with protein sequence MRWKGILFLAVLAALFIVLSLIFTDLWLERRLENLGSSLVGAKVEIDHLDFSFVGLHLKWDSLQVANPKQTMKNILTTGRTEFDLDLLPLLQKKIVIENLQVTSVTSGTDRTTDGKLPKKPRPEKEKKPNLITKTIDRLTQQVAEAPAWNLDDLGKKVNVDSLIKFLDIRSPQKIDSLYQATKTRYDYWDSLFSSIKVKQELNDFETKLTALRPNEIRSLEDLEAALQTVRRIKTKVDSLEKFVADTRAGLKSDLDLSFQGVSLADDWIKEDYRRALEKARLPEISKENMARFLFGDQVVNDAVRALATVNTVRSYAEMFKSDKPKKEKPPRLKGQTIHFVEENHYPRFWIKNVRLSGHTTRGFRIEGGVTDITTQQLLVGRPTVLKIAAERRDGANLAFGGELNYLSAPRETFRLELNRMPLQNVTLSNLRLLPQRIAQGSGRLNLDLQLTEDRIQGELYFIAEKLRFAFAEEATKRHEQILRRVIDAADLLDLRVSLLSDEGKTSLRLNSNLDDFLARELRAVLSEEVDKAKAKIEAYLASQIDRHKQQLDKLVQTKSAALGMEIDSIDELIKNPKKLLDEKQKELERRIEEEKKKGAKRLEDEVKKRLPGVGR encoded by the coding sequence GTGCGTTGGAAAGGAATTCTTTTTTTGGCGGTATTAGCTGCTCTGTTTATTGTTCTAAGCCTTATTTTTACCGACCTTTGGTTGGAAAGGCGGCTTGAAAATTTGGGATCCTCATTGGTCGGGGCAAAAGTCGAAATCGATCATCTCGATTTTTCCTTCGTTGGTCTGCATCTGAAATGGGACAGCCTTCAGGTCGCCAATCCCAAACAGACCATGAAGAACATTTTGACCACCGGCCGGACTGAATTCGACCTCGATCTGTTGCCGTTGTTGCAGAAAAAGATCGTCATCGAAAATCTGCAGGTGACATCGGTGACTTCGGGAACCGATCGCACGACCGACGGCAAGCTCCCGAAAAAACCGCGTCCGGAGAAAGAAAAAAAGCCGAATCTGATCACCAAAACCATCGATCGGCTGACGCAACAGGTCGCCGAAGCGCCGGCCTGGAATCTTGACGATCTCGGTAAAAAGGTGAACGTCGACAGCCTCATCAAATTCCTCGACATCCGCTCGCCGCAAAAAATCGACTCGCTCTATCAGGCGACTAAAACGCGTTACGACTATTGGGATAGCCTGTTCTCCTCAATCAAGGTCAAGCAGGAACTCAACGATTTTGAGACTAAGCTGACGGCGCTTCGGCCGAATGAAATCCGTTCCCTTGAAGATTTGGAAGCAGCCTTGCAGACGGTGCGCAGGATCAAGACAAAGGTCGATTCGCTGGAAAAATTTGTTGCGGATACGCGCGCAGGACTCAAGAGCGATTTGGATCTCTCGTTTCAAGGCGTCAGCTTGGCGGACGATTGGATAAAGGAAGATTATCGGCGCGCTCTGGAAAAGGCGCGGTTACCGGAGATCAGCAAGGAAAACATGGCCCGCTTTCTGTTCGGCGATCAGGTTGTCAACGATGCGGTGCGGGCTTTGGCTACTGTGAACACCGTCCGTTCTTACGCGGAAATGTTCAAATCGGACAAGCCGAAGAAAGAGAAACCGCCGCGTTTAAAAGGCCAGACCATTCATTTTGTTGAAGAAAACCACTATCCCCGCTTTTGGATCAAGAACGTGCGCCTCTCTGGCCACACGACGCGCGGTTTCCGTATCGAGGGCGGCGTAACGGATATTACGACGCAGCAACTGCTGGTCGGTCGGCCGACGGTCCTCAAAATTGCCGCCGAACGTCGCGACGGCGCCAACCTCGCCTTTGGGGGGGAGCTGAATTATCTGAGCGCCCCGCGGGAAACCTTTCGCCTGGAGCTCAACCGCATGCCGCTGCAGAACGTCACGCTGTCCAATCTTCGGCTGCTGCCGCAGCGGATTGCTCAAGGCAGCGGCCGTTTGAATCTGGACCTGCAGTTGACCGAGGATCGCATCCAGGGCGAACTCTATTTCATTGCCGAAAAGCTGCGGTTTGCCTTTGCCGAAGAAGCGACCAAGCGGCATGAACAGATCCTTCGCCGCGTGATCGATGCGGCGGATCTTCTTGATCTGCGCGTTTCCCTCCTAAGCGACGAAGGCAAGACCTCTTTGCGCCTGAATTCCAACCTCGACGATTTCCTGGCGCGTGAACTGAGAGCCGTGCTGAGCGAAGAAGTCGATAAAGCCAAAGCCAAGATCGAAGCGTATCTCGCGTCGCAAATCGATCGGCATAAGCAACAGCTGGACAAACTAGTGCAGACCAAAAGCGCGGCTCTCGGCATGGAGATCGACTCGATTGACGAGCTGATCAAGAATCCTAAAAAACTGCTCGACGAAAAACAAAAGGAACTGGAGCGCCGCATCGAGGAGGAAAAGAAAAAAGGAGCCAAGCGTCTGGAGGATGAAGTCAAAAAGCGTCTGCCCGGCGTCGGTCGCTGA